One stretch of Caloenas nicobarica isolate bCalNic1 chromosome 2, bCalNic1.hap1, whole genome shotgun sequence DNA includes these proteins:
- the IMPA1 gene encoding inositol monophosphatase 1 isoform X1, producing MADPWQECMDYAVDLARKAGEIIRGALKEEVSVMTKSSPVDLVTETDQKVENFLISLIKEKYPSHSFIGEESVAAGEGSILTDNPTWIIDPIDGTTNFVHRFPFVAVSIGFVVNKKMEFGIVYSCIEDKMYTARKGKGAFCNGQKLQVSGQEDITKSLLVTELGSNRDPETIKIILSNMERLLSIPIHGIRAVGTAAVNMCLVATGGADAYYEMGIHCWDMAGAGIIITEAGGVLLDVSGGPFDLMSRRIIAASSRAIAERIAKALQIIPLKRDDATN from the exons ATGGCAGATCCTTGGCAAGAATGTATGGATTATGCAGTTGATTTAGCAAGGAAAGCTGGGGAG ATAATCCGTGGAGCACTCAAAGAAGAAGTATCTGTTATGACTAAAAGTTCACCAGTAGATCTGGTGACAGAAACTGATCAAAAAGTAGAAaactttcttatttctttgaTAAAAGAAAAGTATCCTTCTCACAG CTTCATCGGAGAAGAATCTGTTGCAGCTGGAGAGGGCAGCATTTTGACAGATAACCCCACATGGATTATAGACCCTATTGACGGAACTACGAACTTCGTACACAG gtTTCCATTTGTGGCAGTTTCAATTGGCTTTGTTGTAAACAAAAAG atggAGTTTGGAATTGTGTATAGTTGTATAGAAGACAAGATGTATACtgccagaaaaggaaaaggtgcATTTTGCAATGGTCAAAAACTTCAAGTATCAGGCCAAGAAG ataTTACAAAATCCCTTTTAGTAACAGAATTGGGATCAAATCGTGATCCAGAGACTATAAAGATAATTCTTTCTAACATGGAAAGACTTCTCAGTATTCCTATTCATGG GATTAGAGCCGTGGGTACGGCAGCTGTGAACATGTGCCTTGTGGCAACGGGTGGAGCTGATGCCTATTATGAAATGGGGATTCACTGCTGGGATATGGCAGGGGCTGGAATCATTATTACTGAAGCAGGGGGAGTGCTGCTAGATGTATCAG GTGGACCGTTTGATTTGATGTCTCGAAGAATAATTGCAGCAAGTAGTCGAGCTATAGCAGAGAGAATAGCCAAAGCACTTCAAATAATTCCTCTGAAAAGGGATGATGCAACCAACTGA
- the IMPA1 gene encoding inositol monophosphatase 1 isoform X2 has product MHKIGTTEVMQNVSSLIKLVFIGEESVAAGEGSILTDNPTWIIDPIDGTTNFVHRFPFVAVSIGFVVNKKMEFGIVYSCIEDKMYTARKGKGAFCNGQKLQVSGQEDITKSLLVTELGSNRDPETIKIILSNMERLLSIPIHGIRAVGTAAVNMCLVATGGADAYYEMGIHCWDMAGAGIIITEAGGVLLDVSGGPFDLMSRRIIAASSRAIAERIAKALQIIPLKRDDATN; this is encoded by the exons ATGCATAAAATTGGAACAACTGAGGTGATGCAAAATGTCAGTAGCCTAATCAAATTAGT CTTCATCGGAGAAGAATCTGTTGCAGCTGGAGAGGGCAGCATTTTGACAGATAACCCCACATGGATTATAGACCCTATTGACGGAACTACGAACTTCGTACACAG gtTTCCATTTGTGGCAGTTTCAATTGGCTTTGTTGTAAACAAAAAG atggAGTTTGGAATTGTGTATAGTTGTATAGAAGACAAGATGTATACtgccagaaaaggaaaaggtgcATTTTGCAATGGTCAAAAACTTCAAGTATCAGGCCAAGAAG ataTTACAAAATCCCTTTTAGTAACAGAATTGGGATCAAATCGTGATCCAGAGACTATAAAGATAATTCTTTCTAACATGGAAAGACTTCTCAGTATTCCTATTCATGG GATTAGAGCCGTGGGTACGGCAGCTGTGAACATGTGCCTTGTGGCAACGGGTGGAGCTGATGCCTATTATGAAATGGGGATTCACTGCTGGGATATGGCAGGGGCTGGAATCATTATTACTGAAGCAGGGGGAGTGCTGCTAGATGTATCAG GTGGACCGTTTGATTTGATGTCTCGAAGAATAATTGCAGCAAGTAGTCGAGCTATAGCAGAGAGAATAGCCAAAGCACTTCAAATAATTCCTCTGAAAAGGGATGATGCAACCAACTGA